Proteins encoded together in one Candidatus Sulfotelmatobacter sp. window:
- a CDS encoding PilZ domain-containing protein — MKADSERRAGRRIPTRVAARVRNSHGADQTAQTRDVSANGVFLYSKSRMEKGTDVELVLILPPELTSGEKCWVCCQAKIVRVEEEGAEFGLAAQITRMEILPEATV, encoded by the coding sequence ATGAAAGCTGACAGCGAGCGCCGCGCCGGCCGAAGAATTCCCACCCGGGTTGCTGCGCGCGTGCGCAATTCTCACGGCGCCGACCAGACCGCGCAGACCCGCGACGTCAGCGCCAACGGCGTTTTTCTCTATTCGAAGTCCCGCATGGAGAAGGGAACTGACGTCGAACTCGTGCTGATTCTACCCCCCGAACTTACCTCCGGCGAAAAGTGCTGGGTGTGCTGCCAGGCGAAGATTGTGCGCGTGGAAGAAGAGGGGGCGGAATTTGGCTTAGCTGCTCAGATTACCCGCATGGAAATCCTTCCCGAAGCCACCGTTTAG
- a CDS encoding tetratricopeptide repeat protein — translation MRRAFMKMYAVFVLTVYLAAPLYAHHLKAGESVTLPISTSSAQARSLYEKGITDYENLYLERCNDDWRAAVKEDPNLAVAWALLAMNSSNIDEVSTARAKAREIAPKLTPGEHLLIAWIAKVQDGDFLGGITAMNDLLEMYPRDKHLLYLAGNWLMGENGNDQAQHMMEKALAIDKNFPPALNDLAYVEARNRQFDKAFAHMDRYVALLPKEPNPQDSYGELKRMAGDFEGSLQHYRAALALDPDFVTSQLGLGDTYALMGNQQQARVEYDKAIRFAKTEADRLTYRMQQAMTFVRDGNYAAADKEFQDIATTGHAKEQELQEAQALRHMAEYQTDASVALKHLKLAEESLSHRPTISASDRDDELSRILRARAVFAASSGNQQLADQTLRRLEAMANGNRNRVIQSSYHGAAGALLMNRNDPKKYNEAIAHLEEDQDNPFTMQLLVQAYYQTDQPEKLHEAEAKLRGTNVPTMEQALVVPAARSRRPNI, via the coding sequence ATGCGCCGCGCTTTCATGAAGATGTACGCTGTCTTCGTCCTCACCGTGTATCTCGCTGCGCCTCTGTATGCGCATCACCTGAAAGCTGGTGAATCCGTCACGCTGCCAATCAGTACCTCATCGGCTCAGGCGCGCAGCCTTTACGAAAAGGGAATCACCGACTACGAGAATCTTTATCTGGAGCGCTGCAACGACGATTGGCGCGCCGCCGTCAAAGAAGATCCTAATCTTGCCGTCGCCTGGGCCCTCCTGGCCATGAATAGCAGCAATATTGACGAAGTCAGCACAGCTCGGGCCAAGGCCCGCGAAATCGCACCCAAGCTCACGCCCGGCGAGCACTTGCTGATTGCCTGGATCGCCAAAGTGCAGGACGGCGACTTCCTCGGCGGCATCACCGCCATGAACGATCTGCTTGAGATGTATCCCCGCGATAAGCATCTGCTCTATCTAGCCGGCAATTGGCTGATGGGAGAAAACGGCAACGACCAGGCCCAGCACATGATGGAAAAGGCCCTCGCCATCGACAAAAATTTTCCTCCCGCGCTGAACGATCTGGCCTATGTCGAGGCTCGCAATCGCCAGTTCGACAAAGCCTTCGCCCACATGGACCGCTACGTCGCCCTGCTTCCCAAAGAGCCCAACCCACAGGATTCTTACGGAGAACTCAAGCGCATGGCCGGCGACTTTGAAGGCTCGCTCCAGCACTATCGCGCCGCGCTTGCGCTCGACCCTGATTTCGTGACTTCGCAACTCGGCCTCGGCGACACCTACGCCCTCATGGGCAATCAGCAGCAGGCTCGCGTGGAATACGACAAGGCTATCCGCTTTGCCAAGACCGAAGCCGACCGCTTGACCTATCGCATGCAGCAGGCCATGACCTTTGTCCGCGACGGCAACTACGCCGCCGCCGACAAAGAATTTCAGGATATCGCCACGACCGGCCACGCCAAAGAACAGGAGTTGCAGGAAGCCCAGGCGCTCCGCCACATGGCGGAGTACCAGACCGACGCCAGCGTCGCTCTGAAGCATCTGAAGCTGGCCGAAGAATCGCTCAGCCATCGCCCGACGATTTCCGCCTCCGACCGCGACGACGAGCTGTCGCGCATCTTGCGCGCGCGCGCCGTCTTCGCCGCCTCCTCCGGCAACCAGCAGTTGGCCGATCAGACCTTGCGCCGCCTCGAGGCTATGGCCAACGGCAACCGCAACCGCGTGATTCAAAGTTCCTATCATGGCGCCGCTGGAGCCCTGCTCATGAACCGGAACGATCCCAAGAAATATAACGAGGCCATTGCCCATCTCGAAGAAGACCAGGACAATCCCTTCACCATGCAATTGCTGGTGCAGGCCTATTACCAGACCGATCAGCCGGAAAAGCTGCACGAAGCCGAAGCCAAACTCCGCGGCACCAACGTACCAACGATGGAGCAGGCCTTGGTAGTCCCTGCCGCCCGCAGCAGGCGGCCGAACATCTAA
- a CDS encoding YncE family protein, translating to MNVRKAFTLPLILAGLTVISFTFIGHAAAQTWAVEKTFHIGGEGGMDYITVDDKNHLLYVPRSTHTMVIDTESGKTVADIPGQKHNHGVALVPSAGRGFISDGEGAVVVFDLKTNAALGTLKAHPDADGIIYDEASGLVLVVSGDDGILMTVKPDVDPKTGSIDAPIELGGKPEFLASDGAGKIYINLVDKNEVAVVDIKARKVLAHWSVAPGGSPTGMAMDTKKRRLFIGCRNPQKMIVMSADDGKVLADLPIGAGVDATKFDGTQAFASTRDGNLTVVGEKAGKFEIVQTVKTAFGAKTMDVDTATHKAYLPTFEFEEQKPGDTGRPKAKPGTFMIVVVARH from the coding sequence ATGAACGTTCGGAAAGCCTTCACACTTCCGTTAATCCTGGCTGGGTTGACTGTGATCTCATTCACGTTTATCGGACACGCAGCCGCGCAGACCTGGGCCGTCGAAAAAACCTTTCACATTGGCGGTGAGGGCGGAATGGACTACATCACCGTGGACGACAAGAATCACCTGCTGTACGTCCCACGAAGCACGCATACGATGGTCATCGACACTGAGTCGGGCAAGACGGTCGCAGACATTCCCGGCCAGAAGCACAACCACGGAGTGGCGCTGGTTCCGAGCGCCGGACGGGGATTCATCAGCGACGGCGAGGGCGCGGTCGTGGTCTTTGATCTCAAGACGAACGCCGCGTTGGGCACCCTCAAGGCCCACCCGGACGCCGACGGAATTATCTACGACGAAGCCAGCGGGCTGGTACTGGTCGTTTCCGGCGACGACGGAATATTAATGACCGTCAAGCCAGATGTGGATCCCAAGACCGGAAGCATTGACGCACCCATTGAACTGGGCGGCAAGCCTGAGTTTCTGGCTTCTGACGGAGCCGGGAAAATCTACATCAACCTCGTGGACAAGAACGAAGTTGCGGTGGTCGATATCAAGGCCAGGAAGGTGCTGGCGCACTGGTCCGTCGCTCCTGGCGGTTCGCCGACGGGGATGGCGATGGACACGAAGAAGCGTCGGCTTTTCATCGGATGTCGAAATCCGCAGAAAATGATCGTGATGAGCGCGGATGACGGCAAGGTGCTCGCCGATCTGCCGATTGGCGCCGGCGTGGATGCGACCAAGTTCGACGGCACTCAAGCGTTCGCCAGTACCCGTGACGGCAATCTTACTGTGGTAGGCGAGAAGGCTGGCAAATTCGAAATCGTGCAGACCGTGAAGACTGCCTTCGGCGCCAAGACGATGGACGTTGACACGGCGACGCACAAGGCATATCTCCCAACTTTCGAATTTGAGGAGCAGAAGCCCGGAGACACGGGGCGTCCGAAGGCCAAGCCGGGGACGTTCATGATCGTCGTGGTCGCGCGGCACTAA
- a CDS encoding TonB-dependent receptor, giving the protein MRARIVPVSIKKVSMSNFSIGKPSINLVSSSLVFILLAAATLSAQTFRGTILGTVTDPSGAVIAGAKVTAKNTGTGLERSTETSADGSYSLPELPIGTYSVTITQTGFQTYHATGVTVDVATERRVDAPMKTGQISTQVEVSADELPLIETTTNTLGGVLTAQTVENMPVNGRDYTKLIYMNPGVSGSPDQISDSPGSFGEFSMNGARGRSNNYLLDGTDMNDGYRNDPAINQAGVFGTPSTILPIDAVAEVNVLSNFQPEYGRNAGAVVNIVTKSGTNAIHGSAAEYFRNSALDARNYFNSASQPKAPFHNNQFGASMGGPIVKDKTFFYADYEGQREPVGVVTLSCVPDPAQIAADGGATNPVIAALLARNPWPTPNIPGTFGGSLVGSENSGCPNGPNASIVSPSFNDLTSFIAKIDQNFNASNILTGRYFFGDSIQSFPLALTASGGQLPGFNTFTPTRVQLVSLSYTHTIGSNKVNELRYGWNRFAEGFFPQDQSFRPSSIGLCAATSTALCNGGVSDSGMPITYVGSFAQLGATSSTPRHRYDSNNQVLDNFSWKVNKHDVKFGVDFHRTSVQQYFDKYFRGRLRFRDTTGNPGGLLPLQNFLAGDVTDGFQYFGDTTRHTHENNIGFYGQDSFRVTSRLTFNYGLRWDYFGVVQEKNNLLTNITSISPAPGTGTFTLTQVGQPGLSGLYKPDKKDFAPRVSAAWDVTGKGKTVVRAGFGMFYDAFSQDMILGHLPYAPFFGPGPAYNNAGPDPILSTGAIGGPITAGQPVYAATTTCSYECDAFAFDQNIKSPYMENYNLNIQQQLSSKAVIQISYVGSQGHRLWRFFDISQPSTAQINAADAACDCITDFSGAARPLNGNPYGAFYVLQENSTGKSNYNALQTSYRVTGWHGVTSILNYVYSKSLDNSSDGEDFEPNEAQPNDSTRPYLEYGPSGFNLTHRFTWNFAYDFPAMGGSMQKLKNGWGINSIATLQSGQPFHLNYNFEDDFSGSGNAFDRPDVVGPIVYHKSNPANFLDLSAFAIPCTVDPSQGANGSATDCALPSSGNYNRHFGDMGRNSLTGPTFKEWNFSIYKKTDITERLSMKLGVDFFNLLNHPNFSNPLLPAFIADPGAAGFKLDSTGTREVGAGPLPITATGDVGIGNPFIGGGGPRGIQLSAVFKF; this is encoded by the coding sequence ATGAGAGCGCGTATCGTCCCGGTGTCGATAAAAAAGGTGTCGATGAGCAATTTTTCAATAGGGAAGCCGTCGATCAATCTGGTGTCGAGCAGTCTGGTGTTCATTCTCCTGGCCGCAGCCACCTTGTCGGCACAGACCTTCCGCGGAACCATCCTCGGGACCGTCACCGACCCTTCCGGCGCCGTTATCGCCGGAGCCAAGGTTACCGCGAAAAACACCGGCACCGGACTGGAGCGCTCCACCGAAACCAGCGCCGACGGCAGCTATTCTCTGCCCGAACTTCCCATCGGCACCTATAGCGTGACCATCACTCAGACCGGCTTCCAGACCTACCACGCCACCGGCGTGACCGTCGACGTAGCCACCGAACGCCGCGTCGACGCCCCCATGAAGACGGGCCAAATCTCCACTCAGGTCGAAGTCTCCGCCGACGAGTTGCCTCTGATCGAGACCACCACCAACACCCTGGGAGGGGTGCTCACGGCGCAGACCGTCGAGAATATGCCCGTCAACGGGCGCGACTATACCAAGCTGATCTACATGAATCCGGGTGTTTCGGGATCGCCCGATCAGATTTCCGATTCTCCCGGCTCTTTCGGTGAGTTTTCGATGAACGGCGCCCGCGGCCGCTCCAATAACTATCTACTCGACGGCACCGACATGAACGACGGCTACCGCAACGACCCCGCCATCAACCAGGCCGGAGTGTTCGGTACGCCCTCAACGATTCTGCCCATCGATGCGGTCGCCGAAGTCAATGTCCTCTCCAACTTCCAGCCGGAATACGGCCGCAATGCCGGCGCGGTGGTCAATATCGTGACCAAGAGCGGAACCAATGCAATCCACGGAAGCGCCGCGGAATATTTCCGCAACAGCGCCTTGGACGCGAGGAATTATTTCAATAGCGCCAGCCAGCCAAAAGCGCCTTTCCACAACAACCAGTTCGGCGCTTCGATGGGTGGGCCCATCGTCAAGGACAAGACGTTCTTCTATGCCGACTATGAGGGCCAGCGGGAGCCGGTGGGAGTAGTTACTCTCTCCTGCGTCCCAGATCCAGCGCAGATCGCAGCGGATGGCGGCGCGACCAATCCCGTCATTGCAGCTTTGTTGGCACGGAATCCGTGGCCGACGCCCAACATTCCAGGAACCTTCGGCGGTTCGCTAGTGGGCTCGGAAAACAGCGGTTGCCCGAACGGCCCCAACGCTTCGATCGTCTCGCCCTCATTTAACGATCTGACCAGCTTCATCGCCAAAATCGATCAGAACTTCAATGCCAGCAACATTCTCACGGGCCGATACTTCTTTGGCGACAGCATTCAGTCCTTCCCGCTGGCCTTGACGGCTTCGGGCGGCCAGTTGCCGGGCTTCAACACCTTCACTCCGACGCGCGTGCAGCTCGTATCGCTTTCTTACACGCACACCATCGGCTCGAATAAGGTGAATGAACTGCGCTATGGCTGGAACCGTTTTGCAGAGGGCTTTTTCCCGCAGGATCAGAGTTTCCGGCCGAGTTCGATTGGACTTTGCGCCGCGACCAGCACCGCGCTTTGCAACGGCGGTGTCTCGGATTCCGGCATGCCGATTACCTATGTGGGAAGTTTCGCGCAACTGGGCGCTACCAGCAGCACACCCCGTCACCGCTATGACAGCAACAATCAGGTTCTCGATAATTTCTCGTGGAAAGTGAACAAGCACGACGTGAAGTTCGGCGTCGACTTTCATCGGACATCGGTTCAGCAATACTTCGACAAATATTTTCGCGGACGTCTCAGGTTCAGGGACACAACCGGCAACCCTGGGGGCCTACTTCCACTTCAGAATTTCCTCGCCGGCGATGTTACGGACGGCTTCCAGTATTTCGGCGATACCACTCGCCATACGCATGAGAACAATATTGGCTTCTATGGGCAGGACAGCTTCCGTGTGACTTCCAGGTTGACCTTCAACTACGGTCTGCGCTGGGATTACTTCGGAGTGGTACAGGAGAAGAACAACCTTCTCACCAACATAACCAGCATTTCTCCAGCCCCGGGAACGGGAACCTTTACTCTGACGCAGGTTGGTCAGCCCGGACTCAGCGGCCTGTATAAGCCGGACAAGAAAGATTTCGCGCCGCGCGTGAGCGCTGCGTGGGACGTGACCGGGAAAGGCAAGACTGTGGTCCGTGCCGGTTTCGGAATGTTCTACGACGCGTTCTCGCAGGATATGATTCTCGGACACCTGCCGTATGCACCATTCTTTGGACCTGGCCCGGCCTACAACAACGCCGGTCCCGATCCAATCCTTTCGACCGGTGCGATCGGTGGGCCGATCACGGCTGGGCAGCCCGTATATGCCGCAACCACAACTTGCAGCTATGAGTGTGATGCCTTCGCCTTCGACCAGAACATCAAGTCGCCTTACATGGAGAACTACAACCTGAACATCCAGCAGCAACTCTCCAGCAAAGCGGTAATTCAGATCAGCTACGTGGGCTCGCAGGGACATCGGCTGTGGCGCTTCTTCGACATCAGCCAGCCCAGCACGGCGCAGATCAACGCGGCAGATGCCGCGTGTGATTGCATCACCGATTTCAGTGGAGCGGCCCGGCCCCTCAACGGCAACCCGTACGGCGCGTTCTACGTGCTGCAAGAGAACTCGACCGGCAAGTCGAATTACAACGCCCTGCAAACCAGCTACCGCGTCACCGGATGGCATGGGGTGACCTCGATTCTGAACTACGTCTATTCCAAGTCGCTCGACAATTCGAGCGACGGCGAAGACTTCGAGCCGAACGAGGCGCAACCGAACGACAGCACCCGGCCTTATCTGGAATACGGCCCGTCCGGGTTCAACCTTACCCACCGTTTCACGTGGAATTTTGCGTACGACTTCCCAGCCATGGGCGGCAGCATGCAGAAGCTCAAGAATGGTTGGGGCATCAATAGTATAGCTACTCTTCAGAGCGGCCAGCCCTTCCACTTGAATTACAACTTTGAAGATGATTTCAGCGGCAGCGGCAACGCATTCGATCGGCCTGACGTGGTGGGTCCGATCGTCTACCACAAGAGCAATCCGGCGAACTTCCTCGACCTCAGCGCTTTTGCCATCCCTTGCACGGTTGACCCGAGTCAGGGAGCAAACGGCTCCGCTACTGATTGTGCTTTGCCTTCCTCCGGCAACTACAATCGCCACTTCGGCGACATGGGGCGCAATTCCTTGACGGGGCCAACTTTCAAAGAGTGGAACTTCTCCATCTACAAGAAGACGGATATCACGGAACGGCTTAGCATGAAGCTGGGCGTTGACTTCTTTAACTTGCTTAATCATCCGAATTTCTCCAACCCGCTGCTGCCCGCATTTATCGCCGATCCGGGCGCTGCGGGCTTTAAGCTGGACAGCACCGGTACCCGCGAAGTAGGCGCTGGACCGCTTCCCATCACCGCTACCGGCGACGTGGGCATCGGAAACCCGTTCATCGGAGGCGGTGGGCCGCGCGGCATTCAGTTGTCGGCCGTGTTCAAATTCTAA
- a CDS encoding carboxypeptidase-like regulatory domain-containing protein: MKLGRVKLGGVKFGRIKLGNLGTWTLLIASALPVFASGAERPGAITGYVRNLAGTPQMGAVVQILGVANRTFTVFTDGEGYYAATGLLPGLYSVKVTAPSFLPAFREKVGLRPGASLNVNVTLSTLLGAMQLGPARNLPDDDDWKWTLRSVANRPILRVFDDPVLGPEKQPHDLSGSLSFLANSTAGGYGPGSDMTTGFSLERSIFSDGHLAFSGNVAYGQGVPAGVLRTSYSRRLMNGSEPTVGLTVRRFAPSDPNLHNAALQALALSAADDFSAGDILEFRFGSELQTIQFLGHVTAFRPYGSADLHLSPDTLLEYAYATSRPDLRAEKGFDSAPADLSESNPRVSLQNFAPKLESARHQELSLSHRLGKNNLQVAVFTDRVANPALLGTGQTTAAGGFLLPDITSGTFNFAGNTLDTNGLRVVLQRKFSEDLTGTLDYAFGGVLDLTHPDVSLQEAQQFMTTQRRHALSAKLSGTLSRTHTRWIASYRWVNGTGITPVDMFNASPGQSDPFLNIFLRQPIPALGGHVEAIIDLRNLLAQGYVPVLGQDGQTVYLVQSPRCVRGGVAFTF, translated from the coding sequence GTGAAACTGGGTCGAGTGAAATTGGGTGGAGTGAAATTCGGCCGAATTAAGTTGGGTAATCTGGGGACTTGGACGCTCCTGATTGCTTCCGCGCTGCCCGTTTTTGCCAGCGGCGCGGAGCGGCCCGGAGCGATCACGGGATACGTTCGCAATCTCGCCGGTACTCCCCAGATGGGCGCAGTGGTGCAGATTCTAGGCGTGGCCAATCGCACCTTCACCGTATTCACCGATGGCGAGGGCTATTACGCCGCCACCGGCTTGCTCCCCGGCCTCTACAGCGTCAAAGTTACCGCCCCATCATTCCTTCCTGCCTTCCGCGAGAAAGTCGGCCTTCGGCCCGGCGCCAGCCTCAATGTCAATGTCACTCTCAGCACTTTGCTGGGTGCCATGCAGCTTGGTCCCGCACGCAATCTGCCCGACGATGACGACTGGAAGTGGACTCTTCGCTCGGTCGCGAACCGGCCCATTCTGCGCGTCTTTGACGACCCCGTTCTCGGCCCCGAAAAGCAGCCGCACGACCTCAGCGGATCCCTGTCCTTCCTGGCCAACTCCACCGCCGGAGGCTACGGTCCCGGCTCCGACATGACTACCGGCTTCAGCCTGGAGCGCTCGATCTTCTCCGACGGACACCTCGCCTTCAGCGGCAATGTCGCATACGGCCAAGGCGTGCCCGCCGGAGTGCTGCGCACCAGCTATTCGCGCCGTCTGATGAATGGCTCTGAGCCCACGGTCGGGCTCACCGTCCGCCGCTTTGCCCCATCGGACCCGAATCTGCACAACGCCGCACTTCAGGCTCTCGCGCTCTCTGCGGCCGACGACTTCAGTGCCGGCGACATTCTCGAATTCAGGTTCGGCAGCGAACTGCAAACCATTCAGTTTCTCGGCCACGTCACCGCCTTCCGTCCCTACGGTTCCGCCGATCTTCACCTCTCCCCCGATACGCTTCTCGAATACGCGTACGCCACGTCGCGTCCCGATCTCCGGGCCGAAAAAGGTTTCGATTCGGCGCCTGCCGATCTCAGCGAATCGAATCCGCGAGTCAGCCTCCAGAATTTCGCTCCCAAGCTGGAGAGCGCGCGGCACCAGGAACTCAGCCTCTCGCACCGCCTGGGCAAGAACAATCTTCAGGTGGCAGTATTCACCGATCGCGTCGCCAACCCCGCTCTGCTCGGCACTGGCCAAACTACCGCCGCCGGCGGATTCCTCCTGCCCGACATCACCTCCGGCACGTTCAACTTTGCTGGGAACACCCTCGACACCAACGGCCTGCGCGTCGTGCTGCAGCGCAAGTTTTCCGAAGACTTGACTGGGACTCTCGATTACGCCTTCGGCGGCGTCCTCGATCTCACTCACCCCGACGTTTCCTTGCAGGAAGCTCAGCAATTCATGACTACGCAGCGACGCCACGCTCTCTCCGCCAAACTGAGTGGGACACTCTCCCGGACCCACACCCGTTGGATCGCCTCCTATCGCTGGGTCAATGGCACGGGCATCACCCCTGTTGACATGTTCAACGCGTCCCCCGGACAAAGCGATCCCTTCCTCAACATTTTCCTGCGCCAGCCCATTCCGGCGCTGGGCGGCCACGTCGAAGCCATCATCGATCTTCGCAATTTGCTGGCTCAGGGCTACGTTCCCGTCCTTGGCCAGGACGGACAGACCGTCTATTTGGTTCAATCCCCGCGCTGCGTCCGCGGCGGGGTAGCTTTTACGTTCTAA
- a CDS encoding GWxTD domain-containing protein — MSVALLICVVACAAIAPAIAQDQRDQVSPDKPAAANANDSASTAQTKPAPDAVDPLTRPINEKQKKKNERAFKQEVSKVYKKWLEEDVVYIITDEERAAFKQLSNDEERDNFIEAFWQRRDPTPDTEENEYKEEHYQRIAYANEHFAAGVQGWRTDRGRIYIVFGKPDEIDSHPSGGTYERPMEEGGGETSTFPFEDWRYRYIEGIGQEVIIEFVDTCMCGEFHMTMDRSEKDALLMTPNAGLTLYESMGMASKAQRFTGNGIERLGAGPDSAQQATKEFDRLEQFAKLQAAPKVKFTDLEEAVNSKIILNPMPFDVRWDFVKVTSDTVLVPVTIQLRNRDVTFVNKDGIQRGTVNIFARLTTLTDKVVQTFEDTVQVDVPAELLPRTTENASVYWKALPLRPGRYKLSIAVKDVNGDRKGVFSKSVNVPEFSEDKLATSSLIVADDMEPVPTKAIGTGMFVIGTTKVRPRVPSANGKPALFKKDKDQKLNFWMQVYNLGVDEKTHKPSATFEYNITNLATNKSVIQKTESTDTMGNVGDQVTLQKSIVAANLQPGTYKIEIKVNDNISKQTIDPSAVFAVE, encoded by the coding sequence GTGTCTGTGGCTTTACTAATCTGTGTCGTGGCCTGCGCCGCCATTGCCCCCGCCATTGCCCAGGACCAACGCGATCAAGTCTCCCCAGACAAGCCTGCCGCTGCCAACGCCAATGATTCCGCCAGCACGGCTCAGACCAAGCCTGCCCCCGATGCCGTCGACCCGCTCACGCGCCCCATCAACGAGAAGCAGAAGAAAAAGAATGAGCGCGCTTTCAAGCAGGAAGTGAGCAAGGTCTACAAGAAGTGGCTGGAAGAGGACGTCGTTTACATTATCACCGACGAAGAGCGCGCCGCCTTCAAACAGCTCTCCAACGACGAAGAGCGCGACAACTTCATTGAAGCTTTCTGGCAACGCCGCGATCCCACTCCCGACACCGAAGAGAACGAATACAAAGAAGAGCACTACCAGCGCATAGCCTACGCCAACGAGCACTTCGCCGCCGGCGTTCAGGGCTGGCGTACCGACCGCGGCCGCATCTACATTGTCTTCGGCAAGCCCGACGAAATCGACTCCCACCCCTCGGGCGGAACCTACGAGCGTCCCATGGAAGAGGGCGGCGGCGAGACTTCGACCTTCCCCTTTGAAGACTGGCGTTATCGTTATATTGAAGGTATCGGCCAGGAAGTCATCATCGAATTCGTCGATACTTGCATGTGCGGCGAGTTTCACATGACCATGGACCGCTCCGAAAAAGATGCCCTGCTCATGACCCCTAACGCCGGCCTGACACTTTATGAATCGATGGGCATGGCAAGCAAGGCCCAGCGCTTCACGGGGAACGGCATCGAGCGCCTCGGCGCTGGCCCGGACAGCGCTCAACAGGCGACCAAGGAATTTGATCGACTCGAACAGTTCGCCAAGCTGCAGGCCGCTCCCAAAGTTAAATTCACCGACCTGGAAGAAGCCGTCAACTCCAAGATCATTCTCAACCCGATGCCTTTCGATGTGCGCTGGGATTTCGTGAAGGTGACCAGCGACACGGTCCTGGTTCCGGTTACGATCCAATTGCGCAATCGCGACGTGACGTTCGTCAATAAAGACGGCATTCAGCGCGGCACGGTTAACATCTTCGCCCGCCTGACCACGTTGACCGACAAGGTTGTCCAAACTTTTGAGGATACGGTTCAGGTTGACGTGCCCGCCGAACTCCTGCCTCGCACCACCGAGAACGCCTCGGTGTACTGGAAGGCTTTGCCGCTGCGTCCCGGCCGCTACAAACTAAGCATCGCGGTAAAAGACGTCAATGGCGACCGCAAGGGAGTATTCAGCAAGAGCGTCAACGTTCCGGAATTTTCCGAAGATAAACTTGCTACCTCAAGTCTGATCGTCGCGGATGACATGGAACCGGTTCCCACCAAAGCCATTGGCACCGGCATGTTCGTGATCGGCACTACGAAGGTTCGCCCCCGCGTACCTTCCGCCAATGGCAAACCCGCGCTGTTCAAGAAAGATAAAGACCAGAAGCTGAATTTCTGGATGCAGGTCTATAATCTCGGCGTGGACGAGAAGACCCACAAGCCTTCCGCCACTTTCGAATACAACATCACCAATCTTGCCACCAATAAGTCGGTGATCCAGAAAACCGAAAGCACTGACACGATGGGCAATGTCGGCGATCAGGTCACGCTGCAAAAATCGATCGTTGCCGCCAACCTTCAGCCCGGTACCTATAAGATCGAAATCAAAGTGAACGACAATATTTCCAAGCAGACGATTGATCCGTCGGCGGTGTTTGCAGTAGAGTAA